One genomic segment of Protaetiibacter intestinalis includes these proteins:
- a CDS encoding thiolase family protein encodes MFVDGVRTPFGRAGEKGQYWNTRADDLIVKAMIGLLERNPNLPKNRIDDVAIAATTQQGDQGLTLGRTAAILAGLPLSVPGYALDRMCAGAMTTVTTIAGAIAFGAYDIGIAGGVEHMGRHPMGFNADPNPRFLAEKLVSPDALNMGNTAERLHDRFPQLTKERSDRFGMLSQQKVAAAYAAGKIQPDLIPVAIKSEAGWGLATQDEGLRPETTMEGLAGLKTPFRPHGRVTAGNASPLTDGATVSLIASEQAARELGLPVKMRMVSFAFAGVEPEVMGIGPIPSTEKALRKAGLSISDIGLFELNEAFAVQVLSFLDHFGIDDEDPRVNPWGGAIAIGHPLASSGVRLMIQLARQFEEHPEVRYGLTAMCVGLGQGGTVIWENPHYKGAK; translated from the coding sequence GTGTTCGTGGACGGGGTCCGCACCCCGTTCGGACGCGCGGGTGAGAAGGGCCAGTACTGGAACACCCGTGCGGACGACCTCATCGTCAAGGCGATGATCGGTCTGCTCGAGCGCAACCCCAACCTCCCGAAGAATCGCATCGACGACGTCGCGATCGCGGCCACCACCCAGCAGGGCGACCAGGGCCTCACCCTCGGCCGCACGGCCGCGATCCTCGCGGGCCTCCCCCTCTCCGTGCCGGGCTACGCGCTCGACCGGATGTGCGCGGGCGCCATGACGACCGTCACGACCATCGCCGGCGCGATCGCGTTCGGCGCCTACGACATCGGCATCGCGGGCGGTGTCGAGCACATGGGTCGCCACCCGATGGGCTTCAACGCCGACCCGAACCCGCGCTTCCTCGCCGAGAAGCTCGTCTCGCCCGACGCCCTCAACATGGGCAACACCGCCGAGCGCCTGCACGACCGCTTCCCGCAGCTCACCAAGGAGCGCAGCGACCGCTTCGGCATGCTGAGCCAGCAGAAGGTCGCCGCGGCCTACGCGGCGGGCAAGATCCAGCCCGACCTCATCCCGGTCGCCATCAAGAGCGAGGCCGGCTGGGGCCTCGCGACCCAGGACGAGGGCCTGCGCCCCGAGACGACCATGGAGGGCCTCGCCGGTCTCAAGACCCCGTTCCGCCCGCACGGCCGGGTGACGGCGGGCAACGCCTCGCCGCTCACCGACGGCGCGACCGTCTCGCTCATCGCGAGCGAGCAGGCGGCCCGCGAGCTGGGACTCCCCGTCAAGATGCGGATGGTGTCCTTCGCCTTCGCGGGCGTCGAGCCGGAGGTCATGGGCATCGGCCCGATCCCCTCGACCGAGAAGGCGCTGCGCAAGGCGGGCCTGTCGATCTCCGACATCGGGCTCTTCGAGCTCAACGAGGCGTTCGCCGTGCAGGTGCTCTCCTTCCTCGACCACTTCGGCATCGACGACGAGGACCCGCGCGTGAACCCCTGGGGCGGCGCGATCGCGATCGGCCACCCGCTCGCCTCCTCGGGCGTGCGCCTCATGATCCAGCTCGCCCGCCAGTTCGAGGAGCACCCGGAGGTGCGCTACGGCCTCACCGCCATGTGCGTCGGCCTCGGCCAGGGCGGCACCGTCATCTGGGAGAACCCCCACTACAAGGGAGCGAAGTAA
- a CDS encoding 3-hydroxyacyl-CoA dehydrogenase NAD-binding domain-containing protein produces MAKSSLPDYSGLDFSALIDPDEVVTHSYVRDIVLPSGKRLALLTLDNGRDHTRPNTLGHATLTELGERLDELAARAAAKEIDAVAVTGKQFILAAGADLSRVGELTDYETGLRMAQLGHATLGKLGELGVPSFVFINGLALGGGVEIALNADYRTIDSSVPALALPEVFLGIIPGWGGAWLLPNLIGIENALEVVISNPLKNNRMLKGPQAFELGIADAMFAPANFLEESLRWADGVLTGATKVKRPNQPGKLERLAKWDIAIGIAEKTLKSRIGQVAKSPYQALELLKAAKNTDKKTGFLAEDKALADLVAGDQFRASIYAFNLVQKRAKRPAGAPDKELAQKVTKVGVIGAGLMASQFALLFVRRLQVPVVITDLDQARVDKGLDYIRGEIDELLGKGRIDADEANRLKALVTGTTDKADFADCDWVIEAVFEELGIKQDVFAEVEQHISPEAILATNTSSLSVEQIGAKLKHPERLVGFHFFNPVAVMPLIEVVKTPQTTDAALSTAMVTAAKLRKNAVITKDTPGFVVNRVLAKVLGEAMHAVEQGASFEDVVEAARPFGLPMDPFVLLDLVGLKVGAHVLDTHHTAFPERFFDSPALHELAEYGAIFEKDAKGKITGYDKKALAIVKKHRPADAVALTPEQLRERLQVGLADEIHRMLEDGVVAAAEDIDLCMILGAGWPFQMGGATPYLDRVGASEQAFGDTFHHPPIRGVA; encoded by the coding sequence ATGGCGAAGAGCAGCCTCCCCGACTACAGCGGGCTCGACTTCAGCGCCCTCATCGATCCCGACGAGGTCGTCACGCACTCCTACGTGCGCGACATCGTGCTGCCGAGCGGCAAGCGCCTCGCGCTGCTGACGCTCGACAACGGTCGTGACCACACGCGCCCGAACACGCTCGGCCACGCGACGCTCACCGAACTCGGCGAGCGGCTCGACGAGCTCGCCGCGCGCGCCGCGGCGAAGGAGATCGACGCGGTCGCCGTCACCGGCAAGCAGTTCATCCTCGCCGCGGGTGCCGACCTGTCGCGCGTCGGCGAGCTGACCGACTACGAGACCGGTCTGCGGATGGCGCAGCTCGGCCACGCCACCCTCGGCAAGCTCGGCGAGCTGGGCGTGCCGTCGTTCGTGTTCATCAACGGCCTCGCCCTCGGCGGCGGCGTGGAGATCGCGCTCAACGCCGACTACCGCACGATCGACTCCTCGGTGCCGGCGCTCGCGCTGCCCGAGGTGTTCCTCGGCATCATCCCCGGCTGGGGCGGCGCCTGGCTGCTGCCGAACCTCATCGGCATCGAGAACGCCCTCGAGGTCGTGATCTCGAACCCCCTCAAGAACAACCGGATGCTCAAGGGACCGCAGGCCTTCGAGCTCGGCATCGCCGACGCCATGTTCGCCCCCGCCAACTTCCTCGAGGAGTCGCTGCGGTGGGCCGACGGCGTGCTGACCGGCGCCACCAAGGTCAAGCGGCCGAACCAGCCCGGCAAGCTCGAGCGTCTCGCCAAGTGGGACATCGCCATCGGCATCGCCGAGAAGACCCTCAAGAGCCGCATCGGGCAGGTCGCGAAGAGCCCCTACCAGGCCCTCGAACTGCTCAAGGCGGCCAAGAACACCGACAAGAAGACCGGCTTCCTCGCCGAGGACAAGGCGCTCGCCGACCTCGTCGCGGGCGACCAGTTCCGCGCATCCATCTACGCCTTCAACCTCGTGCAGAAGCGCGCCAAGCGTCCCGCGGGCGCCCCCGACAAGGAGCTCGCGCAGAAGGTCACGAAGGTGGGGGTGATCGGCGCCGGCCTCATGGCGAGCCAGTTCGCGCTGCTGTTCGTGCGCCGACTGCAGGTGCCCGTCGTCATCACCGACCTCGACCAGGCCCGCGTCGACAAGGGTCTCGACTACATCCGCGGCGAGATCGACGAGCTGCTCGGCAAGGGCCGCATCGACGCCGACGAGGCCAACCGCCTGAAGGCCCTCGTCACCGGCACGACCGACAAGGCCGACTTCGCCGACTGCGACTGGGTCATCGAGGCCGTCTTCGAGGAGCTCGGCATCAAGCAGGACGTCTTCGCGGAGGTCGAGCAGCACATCTCCCCCGAGGCGATCCTCGCCACCAACACCTCCTCGCTCTCCGTCGAGCAGATCGGCGCGAAGCTGAAGCACCCCGAGCGCCTCGTGGGCTTCCACTTCTTCAACCCGGTCGCCGTCATGCCGCTCATCGAGGTCGTGAAGACCCCGCAGACGACGGATGCCGCGCTCTCGACCGCGATGGTGACCGCCGCGAAGCTGCGCAAGAACGCGGTCATCACGAAGGACACCCCCGGGTTCGTGGTGAACCGCGTGCTCGCCAAGGTGCTCGGCGAGGCCATGCACGCCGTCGAGCAGGGCGCCTCCTTCGAGGACGTCGTCGAGGCGGCGCGCCCCTTCGGCCTGCCGATGGACCCGTTCGTGCTGCTCGACCTCGTGGGCCTCAAGGTGGGCGCGCACGTGCTCGACACCCACCACACGGCGTTCCCCGAGCGCTTCTTCGACAGCCCGGCCCTGCACGAGCTCGCCGAGTACGGCGCGATCTTCGAGAAGGACGCCAAGGGCAAGATCACGGGCTACGACAAGAAGGCCCTCGCGATCGTGAAGAAGCACCGCCCCGCGGATGCCGTCGCCCTCACCCCCGAGCAGCTGCGCGAGCGGCTGCAGGTGGGGCTCGCCGACGAGATCCACCGGATGCTCGAGGACGGCGTCGTCGCGGCGGCCGAGGACATCGACCTGTGCATGATCCTCGGCGCGGGCTGGCCGTTCCAGATGGGCGGCGCGACGCCGTACCTCGACCGGGTCGGTGCGAGCGAGCAGGCCTTCGGCGACACCTTCCACCACCCGCCCATCCGCGGCGTGGCCTGA
- a CDS encoding helix-turn-helix transcriptional regulator → MRGAPSSPLIGREAELGQLRAAFAEAAGGDARIVVVGGEAGIGKSRLLEEFLGSLDAEVVVTRGQCVEFGAVGLPYAPLTGVFRDLVSTFGEDAVFAAAAGGAEVLRSLVEVRIPDERDERLGIARLDEAVTTVFERLSADRAVVVAIEDLHWADAATLDVLRFLARMQRSGRVLLLLSYRSDDVARGHPLRGLLAELERNRRATRILLERLDATEVRAQAAGILGTAPTLEQARALFERSEGVPFFVEELLSCGLDGTTGAVPSTLRELLLARYETLSAGSRRLMRTLAAGGGHVPHEVLAGVAELDTEPLEEALRSAIEAGVAVVSGRGYDFRHALVREAVAAELLPGEAARVHARYATALEAHPVDPARRAARAVLVSAHWLEAHELESAFRTALEGMWLSRAAYAHASAAQLGERALSLWDRVADPEGTAGLGQVALLEIVARAWRSAGEAPRGLATIEQALAQVDPGDAVQRARLLRTRGLMIDAEGRIEALLMFEEALTLLSDDDDPLLRAGILSEAASKYMVSGRSEQAIGASTRALELAPADAGRIRSVAANVRAGTLAHLGRLDEADEDYALALREAGDDRDALLRYHVNYSDTLHLLGRFRESIAVATEGIRIAEDAGVARTSGAILAVNTVDPLFSIGEWDRADVLIADALDLEPPAVFRTYLRRARIRSVLWRGEPDEARALFELWQGSMTQLAEFEDQVSAGLALDIAEVQLALGRLDDAWEWAGRLVERPRLGSPPWELPVAPVVARIIARRRDAAADPTLHGEQVRALEAVLERDDWPTRPLWRAFAAAELGGPSGAGDDVGLWQHALDESRAETTSVLTRLQLAYGLARAQLRTGDREAATATLGALRDDADRLGATLVVRWADELLHDAGLGGHPVGEARDELTARELQVLELIAEGLSNGQIAERLYISRKTVSVHVSAILRKLGASSRTEAARLHLSRS, encoded by the coding sequence ATGCGTGGCGCACCCTCCTCCCCCCTGATCGGTCGTGAGGCCGAGCTCGGGCAGCTGCGCGCGGCCTTCGCCGAGGCAGCCGGCGGCGACGCCCGCATCGTCGTGGTGGGCGGCGAGGCCGGCATCGGCAAGTCGCGTCTGCTCGAGGAGTTCCTGGGCTCGCTCGACGCCGAGGTGGTGGTGACGCGCGGCCAGTGCGTCGAGTTCGGCGCCGTCGGACTGCCCTACGCGCCGCTCACGGGCGTCTTCCGCGACCTGGTGAGCACCTTCGGCGAGGACGCGGTCTTCGCGGCCGCCGCGGGTGGCGCCGAGGTGCTGCGCTCGCTCGTCGAGGTGCGCATCCCCGACGAGCGCGACGAACGGCTCGGCATCGCCCGGCTCGACGAGGCCGTCACGACCGTCTTCGAACGGCTCTCGGCGGACCGCGCCGTCGTGGTCGCCATCGAGGACCTGCACTGGGCCGACGCCGCGACCCTCGACGTGCTCCGCTTCCTCGCCCGGATGCAGCGCAGCGGCCGGGTGCTGCTGCTGCTCAGCTACCGCAGCGACGACGTCGCCCGCGGCCACCCGCTGCGCGGGCTCCTCGCCGAGCTCGAGCGCAACCGCCGGGCCACGCGCATCCTGCTCGAACGGCTCGACGCGACCGAGGTGCGCGCCCAGGCCGCGGGCATCCTCGGCACGGCCCCGACCCTCGAGCAGGCCCGCGCCCTGTTCGAACGCAGCGAAGGGGTGCCGTTCTTCGTCGAGGAGCTGCTGAGCTGCGGTCTCGACGGCACGACGGGCGCCGTCCCCTCGACCCTGCGTGAGCTGCTGCTCGCCCGCTACGAGACGCTCTCCGCCGGATCGCGACGGCTCATGCGGACGCTCGCGGCGGGGGGCGGACACGTGCCGCACGAGGTGCTCGCGGGCGTCGCCGAGCTCGACACGGAGCCGCTCGAGGAGGCGCTGCGCAGCGCGATCGAAGCCGGCGTGGCGGTCGTCTCCGGACGCGGCTACGACTTCCGCCACGCGCTCGTCCGCGAGGCGGTCGCCGCGGAGCTGCTGCCCGGCGAGGCGGCCCGCGTGCACGCGCGGTACGCGACCGCGCTCGAGGCGCATCCGGTCGATCCGGCCCGGCGCGCGGCACGGGCCGTGCTCGTGTCCGCCCATTGGCTCGAGGCGCACGAGCTCGAGAGCGCCTTCCGCACCGCGCTCGAGGGCATGTGGCTGAGCCGCGCGGCGTACGCGCACGCGAGCGCCGCGCAACTCGGGGAGCGCGCCCTCTCCCTGTGGGATCGCGTCGCCGACCCCGAGGGCACCGCCGGACTCGGTCAGGTGGCGCTGCTCGAAATCGTCGCGCGCGCCTGGCGCAGTGCCGGCGAGGCGCCGCGCGGGCTCGCCACGATCGAGCAGGCGCTCGCGCAGGTCGACCCGGGAGACGCCGTGCAGCGGGCCCGCCTGCTGCGCACCCGCGGCCTCATGATCGACGCGGAGGGGCGCATCGAGGCGCTCCTCATGTTCGAGGAGGCGCTCACCCTGCTCTCGGACGACGACGACCCGTTGCTGCGCGCCGGCATCCTCTCGGAGGCGGCCAGCAAGTACATGGTCTCGGGCCGCAGCGAGCAGGCGATCGGGGCATCCACCCGCGCGCTCGAACTCGCCCCGGCCGACGCGGGACGCATCCGCTCGGTCGCCGCGAACGTGCGTGCCGGCACCCTCGCGCATCTCGGTCGGCTCGACGAGGCCGACGAGGACTACGCGCTCGCCCTCCGCGAGGCCGGCGACGATCGCGACGCCCTGCTGCGCTATCACGTCAACTACTCCGACACCCTCCACCTGCTCGGGCGCTTCCGGGAGTCGATCGCGGTCGCGACCGAGGGCATCCGCATCGCCGAGGATGCCGGCGTCGCCCGCACCTCGGGCGCCATCCTCGCCGTCAACACCGTCGACCCGCTCTTCTCGATCGGCGAATGGGATCGGGCGGACGTGCTCATCGCCGACGCGCTCGACCTCGAACCGCCCGCCGTGTTCCGCACCTACCTGCGGCGGGCCCGCATCCGTTCCGTGCTGTGGCGCGGCGAGCCGGATGAGGCACGGGCGCTGTTCGAGCTCTGGCAGGGCAGCATGACGCAGCTGGCCGAGTTCGAGGACCAGGTCTCGGCGGGGCTCGCGCTCGACATCGCCGAGGTGCAGCTCGCCCTCGGCCGGCTCGACGACGCGTGGGAGTGGGCGGGGCGGCTCGTCGAGCGCCCCCGACTCGGCTCACCGCCGTGGGAGCTGCCCGTCGCCCCCGTCGTCGCGCGCATCATCGCCCGTCGTCGGGATGCCGCCGCCGACCCGACGCTGCACGGCGAGCAGGTACGCGCCCTCGAGGCGGTGCTCGAGCGCGACGACTGGCCCACCCGTCCGCTCTGGCGCGCGTTCGCCGCCGCCGAGCTGGGCGGACCGAGCGGCGCGGGCGACGACGTGGGGCTGTGGCAGCACGCCCTCGACGAGTCCCGGGCGGAGACGACCTCGGTGCTGACCCGGCTCCAACTCGCCTATGGCCTCGCCCGCGCCCAGCTGCGCACGGGCGACCGCGAGGCCGCCACCGCGACCCTCGGCGCGCTCCGCGACGACGCCGACCGGCTCGGCGCGACGCTCGTCGTACGCTGGGCCGACGAGCTGCTGCACGATGCCGGACTCGGCGGGCACCCGGTCGGCGAGGCGCGCGACGAGCTCACGGCGCGCGAGCTGCAGGTGCTCGAGCTCATCGCCGAGGGGCTCAGCAACGGGCAGATCGCCGAGCGGCTCTACATCAGCCGCAAGACCGTGTCGGTGCACGTCTCGGCGATCCTGCGCAAGCTCGGCGCCTCCTCGCGCACCGAGGCCGCCCGGCTGCACCTGTCGCGCAGCTGA